A single genomic interval of Hippoglossus stenolepis isolate QCI-W04-F060 chromosome 24, HSTE1.2, whole genome shotgun sequence harbors:
- the zeb2b gene encoding zinc finger E-box-binding homeobox 2b isoform X2 — protein MKQEIMADGPRCKRRKQANPRRKNALNYENVVETGSETEEEDKLPVSEEDPLINGTGSPASLTNPDASPRAESHGLLTKEEEDDEMRDSGVEHIWPDNDMLSASVDGTDEIKDDFDNLGPDATLQAVGNGTVKSVDCTSEFEDFFAKRKLDDGDSHVVSIAEYLQRGDTAIIYPEAPEELSRLGTPEATGPEENDLPPGTPDAFAQLLTCPYCDRGYKRLTSLKEHIKYRHEKNEENFACPLCNYTFAYRTQLERHMATHKPARDQHQLLNQAASNRKFKCTECGKAFKYKHHLKEHLRIHSGEKPYECPNCKKRFSHSGSYSSHISSKKCIGLIAVNGRMRSNMKTGSSPTSASSSPTNSAITQLRQKLENGKPLGHPEHNNHMNIKTEPLDFNDYKLMMASHGFGAPFMNGGMGGNSPLGIHHNSTGQSPLHHLGIAGLDAQLLGFPGPLANNLSEVQKVLQIVDNTVCRQKMDCKPEELSKLKAYMKELGTQVEEQKQALTLSGAQVGLPLINHNGATKSIIDYTLEKVNEAKACLQSLTTDSKRQISNIKREKSNHMLEGGVDEKVQEMFTPYACQFCKESFTGPIPLHQHERYMCKMNEEIKAVLQPSENLMPNKPVMYMEKNSHLTSPMLSEKGFTGPINPYRDHMSVLKAYFAMNMEPNSEELLKISIAVGLPQEFVKEWFDQRKMYHYATTRTPPLEHRNHTDMVVGTNNHHTPPKDSMAARSPVSLLKPTDHITSHSIAELHNNVNNCDNSLRYLKNHQFGGSTKPAGEKLDHSRSNTPSPLNLSSTSSKNSHSSSYTPNSLTSEDLQAEPLDLSVPRLMKEPKHALSVKSRTKANSITIDHNSVPSPREHFEEPLNLAYLKRDFSGSTNNGNLEKSTSPIFGINPFAAKPLYTSLPPQSAFPQATFMPPMQASIPGLRAYPGMDQMGFLPHMAYTYAAGAATFAEMQQRRKYQRKPGFQGDLLDGTQDYMSGLDDMTDPDSCLSRKKIKKTESGMYACDLCDKTFQKSSSLLRHKYEHTGKRPHQCQICKKAFKHKHHLIEHSRLHSGEKPYQCDKCGKRFSHSGSYSQHMNHRYSYCKREAEEREAAEREAREKGHLEPTELLMSRAYLQGMTPQGYPELAEREAILRHDAVNGGIREGRKEVDGTYAKMGRREDEFEEEEEEIKSMDTDPDTLRDEEENGEHSMDDSSLDGKTETKSDHEDTMEDGM, from the exons ctctcaACTATGAGAACGTGGTAGAGACCGGCtcggagacagaggaggaggacaagctGCCCGTCTCCGAGGAAGACCCTCTGATCAACGGCACGGGCAGCCCGGCCAGCCTCACCAACCCGGACGCCTCGCCGCGCGCCGAAAGCCACGGCCTGCTGaccaaggaggaggaggacgacgaaaTGCGCGACAGCGGCGTGGAGCACATCTGGCCCGACAACGACATGTTGAGTGCCTCAGTTGATGGTACTG atgaaataaaagatgacTTTGACAACCTGGGGCCTGACGCCACTTTGCAGGCAGTTGGAAACGGTACAG TCAAGAGCGTCGATTGCACTTCAGAGTTTGAGGACTTCTTCGCCAAGCGGAAGCTGGACGACGGCGACAGCCACGTGGTGAGCATCGCAGAATACCTGCAGCGGGGCGACACCGCCATCATCTACCCGGAGGCCCCGGAGGAGCTGTCCCGCCTGGGCACGCCGGAGGCAACTGGACCGGAGGAGAACG ACCTGCCACCTGGAACGCCAGATGCCTTCGCCCAACTGTTGACCTGCCCCTACTGCGACCGGGGCTACAAGCGTTTGACATCGCTGAAGGAGCACATCAAGTACCGCCATGAGAAGAACGAGGAGAACTTTGCCTGCCCCCTGTGCAACTACACGTTTGCTTACCGCACTCAGCTTGAGCGGCATATGGCCACACACAAGCCCGCGAGGGATCAG cACCAACTGCTCAACCAAGCAGCCAGCAACCGCAAGTTCAAATGCACCGAGTGTGGCAAGGCCTTCAAATACAAGCACCATCTGAAGGAACACCTCCGGATTCATAGTG gtgAAAAACCGTATGAGTGCCCCAACTGCAAGAAGCGTTTCTCCCACTCGGGCTCATACAGTTCCCACATCAGCAGTAAAAAGTGCATTGGCCTGATTGCTGTCAATGGCAGGATGCGCAGCAACATGAAGACCGGCTCCTCCCCAACCTCGGCCTCCTCCTCGCCCACCAACTCCGCCATCACCCAGCTGAGGCAGAAGCTGGAGAACGGCAAGCCGCTCGGCCATCCCGAACACAACAACCACATGAATATCAAGACCGAGCCCCTTGACTTCAACGACTACAAGCTGATGATGGCGTCTCATGGATTTGGAGCTCCGTTCATGAACGGAGGCATGGGAGGGAACAGCCCACTAGGGATCCACCACAACTCGACAGGCCAGAGTCCTTTGCATCACCTCGGGATCGCCGGACTCGATGCTCAGCTCCTGGGCTTCCCGGGGCCGCTGGCGAACAACCTGAGTGAGGTGCAGAAGGTGCTTCAGATCGTGGACAACACTGTGTGCAGGCAGAAAATGGACTGCAAGCCGGAGGAGCTCTCCAAGCTTAAGGCCTACATGAAAGAGCTGGGGACCCAGGTGGAAGAGCAGAAACAGGCACTGACATTGTCTGGGGCTCAGGTTGGTCTTCCACTCATCAATCACAACGGCGCCACCAAAAGCATCATCGACTACACGTTAGAAAAAGTGAACGAAGCCAAAGCCTGCCTCCAGAGCTTGACGACAGACTCAAAGAGACAGATTAGCAATATCAAACGAGAGAAATCCAACCACATGCTTGAAGGAGGTGTGGATGAGAAGGTGCAGGAAATGTTTACGCCTTATGCTTGCCAATTTTGCAAAGAATCCTTCACTGGGCCAATACCTTTGCATCAGCACGAACGCTACATGTGTAAAATGAACGAGGAGATCAAAGCTGTGCTGCAGCCCAGTGAGAATCTGATGCCCAACAAACCAGTCATGTACATGGAGAAGAACAGCCACTTAACCTCCCCCATGTTGTCCGAGAAGGGATTTACTGGGCCCATTAACCCCTACAGGGACCACATGTCTGTGCTGAAGGCGTATTTCGCCATGAACATGGAGCCCAACTCGGAGGAGCTGCTCAAGATTTCCATAGCGGTCGGCCTCCCTCAGGAATTTGTCAAGGAGTGGTTCGATCAGCGGAAGATGTATCATTACGCCACTACCAGAACCCCACCACTAGAGCACAGGAACCACACTGATATGGTTGTCGGAACAAATAACCACCACACTCCACCAAAAGACTCAATGGCAGCTAGGTCACCTGTTTCACTTCTCAAACCTACTGATCACATCACGTCCCACTCCATAGCAGAGCTCCACAACAACGTTAACAACTGTGACAACTCGCTGAGATATTTGAAAAACCACCAGTTCGGCGGCAGCACCAAACCTGCAGGTGAAAAGTTGGACCACTCCCGCAGCAACACCCCCTCCCCGCTCAATCTGTCCTCCACATCTTCCAAAAACTCCCACAGCAGCTCCTACACTCCAAACAGCCTGACATCAGAAGACCTGCAGGCCGAGCCACTGGACCTCTCCGTGCCCAGACTCATGAAGGAACCCAAGCATGCACTGTCTGTCAAAAGCAGAACTAAAGCCAACAGTATTACCATTGACCACAACAGCGTTCCGTCTCCCCGAGAGCACTTCGAAGAGCCTTTGAACTTGGCCTATCTCAAGAGGGATTTCTCAGGCTCGACCAACAACGGAAACCTAGAAAAAAGCACTAGCCCCATCTTCGGCATTAACCCGTTTGCTGCCAAACCCCTGTACACGTCACTTCCGCCCCAGAGCGCTTTTCCACAGGCCACATTCATGCCCCCAATGCAGGCCAGCATACCAGGTCTTAGGGCCTATCCAGGCATGGATCAAATGGGCTTCTTGCCACACATGGCCTACACTTACGCAGCAGGGGCGGCTACCTTTGCCGAgatgcagcagaggagaaagtACCAGCGGAAACCAGGTTTCCAG gGGGACCTGCTCGACGGTACACAAGATTACATGTCAGGgctggacgacatgacagaCCCCGACTCCTGTCTGTCGCGGAAGAAGATTAAGAAGACCGAAAGTGGTATGTACGCGTGTGACTTGTGCGACAAAACATTCCAGAAGAGCAGTTCCCTTCTAAGACACAAATATGAACACACAG GCAAGAGGCCGCACCAGTGCCAGATCTGCAAGAAAgccttcaaacacaaacaccatctCATCGAGCACTCCAGGCTGCACTCGGGGGAGAAGCCCTACCAGTGCGACAAGTGCGGGAAGAGGTTCTCTCACTCGGGCTCCTACTCGCAGCACATGAACCACCGCTACTCCTACTGCAAGCGGGAGGCCGAGGAGCGGGAGGCTGCTGAGAGGGAGGCCCGTGAGAAGGGCCACCTGGAgcccacagagctgctgatgagCCGGGCCTACTTGCAGGGCATGACACCTCAGGGTTACCCAGAGCTGGCGGAGCGCGAGGCCATCCTGAGGCACGACGCGGTGAACGGAGGGATCAGAGAGGGACGGAAGGAAGTTGATGGAACGTATGCCAAGATGGGACGGAGGGAGGATgagtttgaggaggaggaggaggaaatcaaGAGCATGGACACGGACCCGGACACGTTgagggacgaggaggagaacgGAGAGCACTCGATGGACGATAGCTCGCTGGACGGCAAAACGGAAACCAAATCGGATCACGAGGACACGATGGAAGATGGCATGTAA
- the zeb2b gene encoding zinc finger E-box-binding homeobox 2b isoform X1, whose translation MKQEIMADGPRCKRRKQANPRRKNAALNYENVVETGSETEEEDKLPVSEEDPLINGTGSPASLTNPDASPRAESHGLLTKEEEDDEMRDSGVEHIWPDNDMLSASVDGTDEIKDDFDNLGPDATLQAVGNGTVKSVDCTSEFEDFFAKRKLDDGDSHVVSIAEYLQRGDTAIIYPEAPEELSRLGTPEATGPEENDLPPGTPDAFAQLLTCPYCDRGYKRLTSLKEHIKYRHEKNEENFACPLCNYTFAYRTQLERHMATHKPARDQHQLLNQAASNRKFKCTECGKAFKYKHHLKEHLRIHSGEKPYECPNCKKRFSHSGSYSSHISSKKCIGLIAVNGRMRSNMKTGSSPTSASSSPTNSAITQLRQKLENGKPLGHPEHNNHMNIKTEPLDFNDYKLMMASHGFGAPFMNGGMGGNSPLGIHHNSTGQSPLHHLGIAGLDAQLLGFPGPLANNLSEVQKVLQIVDNTVCRQKMDCKPEELSKLKAYMKELGTQVEEQKQALTLSGAQVGLPLINHNGATKSIIDYTLEKVNEAKACLQSLTTDSKRQISNIKREKSNHMLEGGVDEKVQEMFTPYACQFCKESFTGPIPLHQHERYMCKMNEEIKAVLQPSENLMPNKPVMYMEKNSHLTSPMLSEKGFTGPINPYRDHMSVLKAYFAMNMEPNSEELLKISIAVGLPQEFVKEWFDQRKMYHYATTRTPPLEHRNHTDMVVGTNNHHTPPKDSMAARSPVSLLKPTDHITSHSIAELHNNVNNCDNSLRYLKNHQFGGSTKPAGEKLDHSRSNTPSPLNLSSTSSKNSHSSSYTPNSLTSEDLQAEPLDLSVPRLMKEPKHALSVKSRTKANSITIDHNSVPSPREHFEEPLNLAYLKRDFSGSTNNGNLEKSTSPIFGINPFAAKPLYTSLPPQSAFPQATFMPPMQASIPGLRAYPGMDQMGFLPHMAYTYAAGAATFAEMQQRRKYQRKPGFQGDLLDGTQDYMSGLDDMTDPDSCLSRKKIKKTESGMYACDLCDKTFQKSSSLLRHKYEHTGKRPHQCQICKKAFKHKHHLIEHSRLHSGEKPYQCDKCGKRFSHSGSYSQHMNHRYSYCKREAEEREAAEREAREKGHLEPTELLMSRAYLQGMTPQGYPELAEREAILRHDAVNGGIREGRKEVDGTYAKMGRREDEFEEEEEEIKSMDTDPDTLRDEEENGEHSMDDSSLDGKTETKSDHEDTMEDGM comes from the exons cagctctcaACTATGAGAACGTGGTAGAGACCGGCtcggagacagaggaggaggacaagctGCCCGTCTCCGAGGAAGACCCTCTGATCAACGGCACGGGCAGCCCGGCCAGCCTCACCAACCCGGACGCCTCGCCGCGCGCCGAAAGCCACGGCCTGCTGaccaaggaggaggaggacgacgaaaTGCGCGACAGCGGCGTGGAGCACATCTGGCCCGACAACGACATGTTGAGTGCCTCAGTTGATGGTACTG atgaaataaaagatgacTTTGACAACCTGGGGCCTGACGCCACTTTGCAGGCAGTTGGAAACGGTACAG TCAAGAGCGTCGATTGCACTTCAGAGTTTGAGGACTTCTTCGCCAAGCGGAAGCTGGACGACGGCGACAGCCACGTGGTGAGCATCGCAGAATACCTGCAGCGGGGCGACACCGCCATCATCTACCCGGAGGCCCCGGAGGAGCTGTCCCGCCTGGGCACGCCGGAGGCAACTGGACCGGAGGAGAACG ACCTGCCACCTGGAACGCCAGATGCCTTCGCCCAACTGTTGACCTGCCCCTACTGCGACCGGGGCTACAAGCGTTTGACATCGCTGAAGGAGCACATCAAGTACCGCCATGAGAAGAACGAGGAGAACTTTGCCTGCCCCCTGTGCAACTACACGTTTGCTTACCGCACTCAGCTTGAGCGGCATATGGCCACACACAAGCCCGCGAGGGATCAG cACCAACTGCTCAACCAAGCAGCCAGCAACCGCAAGTTCAAATGCACCGAGTGTGGCAAGGCCTTCAAATACAAGCACCATCTGAAGGAACACCTCCGGATTCATAGTG gtgAAAAACCGTATGAGTGCCCCAACTGCAAGAAGCGTTTCTCCCACTCGGGCTCATACAGTTCCCACATCAGCAGTAAAAAGTGCATTGGCCTGATTGCTGTCAATGGCAGGATGCGCAGCAACATGAAGACCGGCTCCTCCCCAACCTCGGCCTCCTCCTCGCCCACCAACTCCGCCATCACCCAGCTGAGGCAGAAGCTGGAGAACGGCAAGCCGCTCGGCCATCCCGAACACAACAACCACATGAATATCAAGACCGAGCCCCTTGACTTCAACGACTACAAGCTGATGATGGCGTCTCATGGATTTGGAGCTCCGTTCATGAACGGAGGCATGGGAGGGAACAGCCCACTAGGGATCCACCACAACTCGACAGGCCAGAGTCCTTTGCATCACCTCGGGATCGCCGGACTCGATGCTCAGCTCCTGGGCTTCCCGGGGCCGCTGGCGAACAACCTGAGTGAGGTGCAGAAGGTGCTTCAGATCGTGGACAACACTGTGTGCAGGCAGAAAATGGACTGCAAGCCGGAGGAGCTCTCCAAGCTTAAGGCCTACATGAAAGAGCTGGGGACCCAGGTGGAAGAGCAGAAACAGGCACTGACATTGTCTGGGGCTCAGGTTGGTCTTCCACTCATCAATCACAACGGCGCCACCAAAAGCATCATCGACTACACGTTAGAAAAAGTGAACGAAGCCAAAGCCTGCCTCCAGAGCTTGACGACAGACTCAAAGAGACAGATTAGCAATATCAAACGAGAGAAATCCAACCACATGCTTGAAGGAGGTGTGGATGAGAAGGTGCAGGAAATGTTTACGCCTTATGCTTGCCAATTTTGCAAAGAATCCTTCACTGGGCCAATACCTTTGCATCAGCACGAACGCTACATGTGTAAAATGAACGAGGAGATCAAAGCTGTGCTGCAGCCCAGTGAGAATCTGATGCCCAACAAACCAGTCATGTACATGGAGAAGAACAGCCACTTAACCTCCCCCATGTTGTCCGAGAAGGGATTTACTGGGCCCATTAACCCCTACAGGGACCACATGTCTGTGCTGAAGGCGTATTTCGCCATGAACATGGAGCCCAACTCGGAGGAGCTGCTCAAGATTTCCATAGCGGTCGGCCTCCCTCAGGAATTTGTCAAGGAGTGGTTCGATCAGCGGAAGATGTATCATTACGCCACTACCAGAACCCCACCACTAGAGCACAGGAACCACACTGATATGGTTGTCGGAACAAATAACCACCACACTCCACCAAAAGACTCAATGGCAGCTAGGTCACCTGTTTCACTTCTCAAACCTACTGATCACATCACGTCCCACTCCATAGCAGAGCTCCACAACAACGTTAACAACTGTGACAACTCGCTGAGATATTTGAAAAACCACCAGTTCGGCGGCAGCACCAAACCTGCAGGTGAAAAGTTGGACCACTCCCGCAGCAACACCCCCTCCCCGCTCAATCTGTCCTCCACATCTTCCAAAAACTCCCACAGCAGCTCCTACACTCCAAACAGCCTGACATCAGAAGACCTGCAGGCCGAGCCACTGGACCTCTCCGTGCCCAGACTCATGAAGGAACCCAAGCATGCACTGTCTGTCAAAAGCAGAACTAAAGCCAACAGTATTACCATTGACCACAACAGCGTTCCGTCTCCCCGAGAGCACTTCGAAGAGCCTTTGAACTTGGCCTATCTCAAGAGGGATTTCTCAGGCTCGACCAACAACGGAAACCTAGAAAAAAGCACTAGCCCCATCTTCGGCATTAACCCGTTTGCTGCCAAACCCCTGTACACGTCACTTCCGCCCCAGAGCGCTTTTCCACAGGCCACATTCATGCCCCCAATGCAGGCCAGCATACCAGGTCTTAGGGCCTATCCAGGCATGGATCAAATGGGCTTCTTGCCACACATGGCCTACACTTACGCAGCAGGGGCGGCTACCTTTGCCGAgatgcagcagaggagaaagtACCAGCGGAAACCAGGTTTCCAG gGGGACCTGCTCGACGGTACACAAGATTACATGTCAGGgctggacgacatgacagaCCCCGACTCCTGTCTGTCGCGGAAGAAGATTAAGAAGACCGAAAGTGGTATGTACGCGTGTGACTTGTGCGACAAAACATTCCAGAAGAGCAGTTCCCTTCTAAGACACAAATATGAACACACAG GCAAGAGGCCGCACCAGTGCCAGATCTGCAAGAAAgccttcaaacacaaacaccatctCATCGAGCACTCCAGGCTGCACTCGGGGGAGAAGCCCTACCAGTGCGACAAGTGCGGGAAGAGGTTCTCTCACTCGGGCTCCTACTCGCAGCACATGAACCACCGCTACTCCTACTGCAAGCGGGAGGCCGAGGAGCGGGAGGCTGCTGAGAGGGAGGCCCGTGAGAAGGGCCACCTGGAgcccacagagctgctgatgagCCGGGCCTACTTGCAGGGCATGACACCTCAGGGTTACCCAGAGCTGGCGGAGCGCGAGGCCATCCTGAGGCACGACGCGGTGAACGGAGGGATCAGAGAGGGACGGAAGGAAGTTGATGGAACGTATGCCAAGATGGGACGGAGGGAGGATgagtttgaggaggaggaggaggaaatcaaGAGCATGGACACGGACCCGGACACGTTgagggacgaggaggagaacgGAGAGCACTCGATGGACGATAGCTCGCTGGACGGCAAAACGGAAACCAAATCGGATCACGAGGACACGATGGAAGATGGCATGTAA
- the zeb2b gene encoding zinc finger E-box-binding homeobox 2b isoform X3, with amino-acid sequence MKQEIMADGPRCKRRKQANPRRKNAALNYENVVETGSETEEEDKLPVSEEDPLINGTGSPASLTNPDASPRAESHGLLTKEEEDDEMRDSGVEHIWPDNDMLSASVDGTDEIKDDFDNLGPDATLQAVGNGTVKSVDCTSEFEDFFAKRKLDDGDSHVVSIAEYLQRGDTAIIYPEAPEELSRLGTPEATGPEENDLPPGTPDAFAQLLTCPYCDRGYKRLTSLKEHIKYRHEKNEENFACPLCNYTFAYRTQLERHMATHKPARDQHQLLNQAASNRKFKCTECGKAFKYKHHLKEHLRIHSGEKPYECPNCKKRFSHSGSYSSHISSKKCIGLIAVNGRMRSNMKTGSSPTSASSSPTNSAITQLRQKLENGKPLGHPEHNNHMNIKTEPLDFNDYKLMMASHGFGAPFMNGGMGGNSPLGIHHNSTGQSPLHHLGIAGLDAQLLGFPGPLANNLSEVQKVLQIVDNTVCRQKMDCKPEELSKLKAYMKELGTQVEEQKQALTLSGAQVGLPLINHNGATKSIIDYTLEKVNEAKACLQSLTTDSKRQISNIKREKSNHMLEGGVDEKVQEMFTPYACQFCKESFTGPIPLHQHERYMCKMNEEIKAVLQPSENLMPNKPVMYMEKNSHLTSPMLSEKGFTGPINPYRDHMSVLKAYFAMNMEPNSEELLKISIAVGLPQEFVKEWFDQRKMYHYATTRTPPLEHRNHTDMVVGTNNHHTPPKDSMAARSPVSLLKPTDHITSHSIAELHNNVNNCDNSLRYLKNHQFGGSTKPAGEKLDHSRSNTPSPLNLSSTSSKNSHSSSYTPNSLTSEDLQAEPLDLSVPRLMKEPKHALSVKSRTKANSITIDHNSVPSPREHFEEPLNLAYLKRDFSGSTNNGNLEKSTSPIFGINPFAAKPLYTSLPPQSAFPQATFMPPMQASIPGLRAYPGMDQMGFLPHMAYTYAAGAATFAEMQQRRKYQRKPGFQGDLLDGTQDYMSGLDDMTDPDSCLSRKKIKKTESGKRPHQCQICKKAFKHKHHLIEHSRLHSGEKPYQCDKCGKRFSHSGSYSQHMNHRYSYCKREAEEREAAEREAREKGHLEPTELLMSRAYLQGMTPQGYPELAEREAILRHDAVNGGIREGRKEVDGTYAKMGRREDEFEEEEEEIKSMDTDPDTLRDEEENGEHSMDDSSLDGKTETKSDHEDTMEDGM; translated from the exons cagctctcaACTATGAGAACGTGGTAGAGACCGGCtcggagacagaggaggaggacaagctGCCCGTCTCCGAGGAAGACCCTCTGATCAACGGCACGGGCAGCCCGGCCAGCCTCACCAACCCGGACGCCTCGCCGCGCGCCGAAAGCCACGGCCTGCTGaccaaggaggaggaggacgacgaaaTGCGCGACAGCGGCGTGGAGCACATCTGGCCCGACAACGACATGTTGAGTGCCTCAGTTGATGGTACTG atgaaataaaagatgacTTTGACAACCTGGGGCCTGACGCCACTTTGCAGGCAGTTGGAAACGGTACAG TCAAGAGCGTCGATTGCACTTCAGAGTTTGAGGACTTCTTCGCCAAGCGGAAGCTGGACGACGGCGACAGCCACGTGGTGAGCATCGCAGAATACCTGCAGCGGGGCGACACCGCCATCATCTACCCGGAGGCCCCGGAGGAGCTGTCCCGCCTGGGCACGCCGGAGGCAACTGGACCGGAGGAGAACG ACCTGCCACCTGGAACGCCAGATGCCTTCGCCCAACTGTTGACCTGCCCCTACTGCGACCGGGGCTACAAGCGTTTGACATCGCTGAAGGAGCACATCAAGTACCGCCATGAGAAGAACGAGGAGAACTTTGCCTGCCCCCTGTGCAACTACACGTTTGCTTACCGCACTCAGCTTGAGCGGCATATGGCCACACACAAGCCCGCGAGGGATCAG cACCAACTGCTCAACCAAGCAGCCAGCAACCGCAAGTTCAAATGCACCGAGTGTGGCAAGGCCTTCAAATACAAGCACCATCTGAAGGAACACCTCCGGATTCATAGTG gtgAAAAACCGTATGAGTGCCCCAACTGCAAGAAGCGTTTCTCCCACTCGGGCTCATACAGTTCCCACATCAGCAGTAAAAAGTGCATTGGCCTGATTGCTGTCAATGGCAGGATGCGCAGCAACATGAAGACCGGCTCCTCCCCAACCTCGGCCTCCTCCTCGCCCACCAACTCCGCCATCACCCAGCTGAGGCAGAAGCTGGAGAACGGCAAGCCGCTCGGCCATCCCGAACACAACAACCACATGAATATCAAGACCGAGCCCCTTGACTTCAACGACTACAAGCTGATGATGGCGTCTCATGGATTTGGAGCTCCGTTCATGAACGGAGGCATGGGAGGGAACAGCCCACTAGGGATCCACCACAACTCGACAGGCCAGAGTCCTTTGCATCACCTCGGGATCGCCGGACTCGATGCTCAGCTCCTGGGCTTCCCGGGGCCGCTGGCGAACAACCTGAGTGAGGTGCAGAAGGTGCTTCAGATCGTGGACAACACTGTGTGCAGGCAGAAAATGGACTGCAAGCCGGAGGAGCTCTCCAAGCTTAAGGCCTACATGAAAGAGCTGGGGACCCAGGTGGAAGAGCAGAAACAGGCACTGACATTGTCTGGGGCTCAGGTTGGTCTTCCACTCATCAATCACAACGGCGCCACCAAAAGCATCATCGACTACACGTTAGAAAAAGTGAACGAAGCCAAAGCCTGCCTCCAGAGCTTGACGACAGACTCAAAGAGACAGATTAGCAATATCAAACGAGAGAAATCCAACCACATGCTTGAAGGAGGTGTGGATGAGAAGGTGCAGGAAATGTTTACGCCTTATGCTTGCCAATTTTGCAAAGAATCCTTCACTGGGCCAATACCTTTGCATCAGCACGAACGCTACATGTGTAAAATGAACGAGGAGATCAAAGCTGTGCTGCAGCCCAGTGAGAATCTGATGCCCAACAAACCAGTCATGTACATGGAGAAGAACAGCCACTTAACCTCCCCCATGTTGTCCGAGAAGGGATTTACTGGGCCCATTAACCCCTACAGGGACCACATGTCTGTGCTGAAGGCGTATTTCGCCATGAACATGGAGCCCAACTCGGAGGAGCTGCTCAAGATTTCCATAGCGGTCGGCCTCCCTCAGGAATTTGTCAAGGAGTGGTTCGATCAGCGGAAGATGTATCATTACGCCACTACCAGAACCCCACCACTAGAGCACAGGAACCACACTGATATGGTTGTCGGAACAAATAACCACCACACTCCACCAAAAGACTCAATGGCAGCTAGGTCACCTGTTTCACTTCTCAAACCTACTGATCACATCACGTCCCACTCCATAGCAGAGCTCCACAACAACGTTAACAACTGTGACAACTCGCTGAGATATTTGAAAAACCACCAGTTCGGCGGCAGCACCAAACCTGCAGGTGAAAAGTTGGACCACTCCCGCAGCAACACCCCCTCCCCGCTCAATCTGTCCTCCACATCTTCCAAAAACTCCCACAGCAGCTCCTACACTCCAAACAGCCTGACATCAGAAGACCTGCAGGCCGAGCCACTGGACCTCTCCGTGCCCAGACTCATGAAGGAACCCAAGCATGCACTGTCTGTCAAAAGCAGAACTAAAGCCAACAGTATTACCATTGACCACAACAGCGTTCCGTCTCCCCGAGAGCACTTCGAAGAGCCTTTGAACTTGGCCTATCTCAAGAGGGATTTCTCAGGCTCGACCAACAACGGAAACCTAGAAAAAAGCACTAGCCCCATCTTCGGCATTAACCCGTTTGCTGCCAAACCCCTGTACACGTCACTTCCGCCCCAGAGCGCTTTTCCACAGGCCACATTCATGCCCCCAATGCAGGCCAGCATACCAGGTCTTAGGGCCTATCCAGGCATGGATCAAATGGGCTTCTTGCCACACATGGCCTACACTTACGCAGCAGGGGCGGCTACCTTTGCCGAgatgcagcagaggagaaagtACCAGCGGAAACCAGGTTTCCAG gGGGACCTGCTCGACGGTACACAAGATTACATGTCAGGgctggacgacatgacagaCCCCGACTCCTGTCTGTCGCGGAAGAAGATTAAGAAGACCGAAAGTG GCAAGAGGCCGCACCAGTGCCAGATCTGCAAGAAAgccttcaaacacaaacaccatctCATCGAGCACTCCAGGCTGCACTCGGGGGAGAAGCCCTACCAGTGCGACAAGTGCGGGAAGAGGTTCTCTCACTCGGGCTCCTACTCGCAGCACATGAACCACCGCTACTCCTACTGCAAGCGGGAGGCCGAGGAGCGGGAGGCTGCTGAGAGGGAGGCCCGTGAGAAGGGCCACCTGGAgcccacagagctgctgatgagCCGGGCCTACTTGCAGGGCATGACACCTCAGGGTTACCCAGAGCTGGCGGAGCGCGAGGCCATCCTGAGGCACGACGCGGTGAACGGAGGGATCAGAGAGGGACGGAAGGAAGTTGATGGAACGTATGCCAAGATGGGACGGAGGGAGGATgagtttgaggaggaggaggaggaaatcaaGAGCATGGACACGGACCCGGACACGTTgagggacgaggaggagaacgGAGAGCACTCGATGGACGATAGCTCGCTGGACGGCAAAACGGAAACCAAATCGGATCACGAGGACACGATGGAAGATGGCATGTAA